From the Nymphaea colorata isolate Beijing-Zhang1983 unplaced genomic scaffold, ASM883128v2 scaffold0333, whole genome shotgun sequence genome, one window contains:
- the LOC116244815 gene encoding uncharacterized protein LOC116244815 gives MAKKKNSRVEQQEMELGVEDAATESVHEGSGRNESNREKFSRIETELEEMRVRMSRQDQPSRVEERLSRFEEAMIRMTDNFTQISHQLGFLTGRMNKMDQLSESIEGLNQRMDRMERSVNHGHNREDKGKGPYEEPHTSYQAPKEHAAASFGGIKIGKDNQVPPKTNEAHMGNKKTMGVNMATCSKPLVDNDFEEISDEDSERIGQRSEKKRGQRNIEPRSNIRVDFPKFDGKNAQDWVIKAEQYFECQEVREDKKITTAMIYFEGAAMRWYRSYKRKNPVMVWETFSNALLARFGVSSYTNYHVELINMKQITTVEEFQGRFEDMSCMVGDWPEPALIGAFMSGLREDIRIEMLSEEHVDLDSCFARARVMEEKLLKRAAYEKFSKTGGFNQNKGNFNRPTPKPQPQGFPKRDTRPAVRDNVPVRYITAKERDERFKAGLCVSCEEKWFKGHKCKRFQLMVVVEDEDEVEVSIPVEEEQPVEQECPTEIEKVDGVLHSMRDPNRPKAMRVLGTIQGHRVTILLDSGATHNFMSLETAKDSGCTLEDQAPLTVLVGDGTRLPCVHICRNMDITVQGIPYKIDVLVLPIKGMDLVLGVDWLETLGGIYWDFSKMKMRFEREGGDQVTLEGIQPNLEPKAAIKALVAQQPALWLISLATDVPPKGTETEVIPKEVQQVLDGFEDVFSEPKGLPPPRSYDHRIVLSNGAEPVNVRPYRYGFTQKTEIERLVKEMIEGGIIRPSSSPFSSPVLLVKKKDETWRFCVDYRALNEVTIKDRHPIPVIDELLDELAGASIFSKLDLRAGYHQIRMDKHDVPKTAFRTHDGHYEFLVMPFGLTNAPATFQRCMNDIFRPHLRDFILVFFDDILVYSRSLEHHIVHLRKTLQILRQNELFAKASKCSFGQESIGYLGHIVSKEGVRADPEKLHAMEQWPLPKDPRGMRGFLGLTGYYRRFIQGYGSIASPLTKMLKKGELPGRITQGKHS, from the coding sequence atggcaaagaagaagaactcaAGAGTTGAGCAACAGGAAATGGAATTGGGCGTCGAAGATGCAGCCACCGAATCAGTTCATGAGGGCAGCGGAAGGAATGAATCAAACCGAGAAAAGTTCTCACGGATAGAAACCGAACTTGAGGAAATGAGAGTAAGAATGAGTCGGCAAGACCAGCCATCACGTGTGGAAGAGAGGTTGTCTCGCTTTGAGGAAGCTATGATTCGTATGACTGATAACTTCACGCAAATAAGTCACCAATTGGGTTTCTTAACCGGCCGAATGAATAAAATGGACCAATTGTCAGAAAGTATAGAAGGGCTAAATCAAAGAATGGACCGTATGGAAAGATCCGTTAATCATGGGCACAACCGAGAAGATAAGGGAAAAGGACCTTATGAAGAGCCTCACACATCATATCAAGCTCCCAAAGAGCATGCCGCAGCGAGTTTTGGAgggattaaaattggaaaagataaTCAAGTTCCACCCAAAACCAATGAAGCTCACATGGGAAATAAAAAGACCATGGGAGTTAACATGGCAACTTGTTCCAAACCACTGGTAgacaatgattttgaagaaatttcagaTGAAGATAGTGAGAGAATCGGACaaagaagtgagaaaaagaggGGCCAAAGGAACATAGAACCCAGATCCAACATTCGGGTTGACTTTCCTAAGTTTGATGGCAAAAACGCCCAAGATTGGGTGATTAAAGCGGAGCAATACTTTGAGTGCCAAGAAGTtagggaagacaaaaaaattacaacggCCATGATCTACTTTGAAGGGGCAGCTATGAGGTGGTATCGGTCGTACAAGAGGAAAAACCCGGTCATGGTATgggaaacattttcaaatgcatTACTCGCTCGCTTTGGAGTCTCGTCATATACTAACTATCATGTGGAGCTCATCAACATGAAACAAATCACTACCGTGGAGGAGTTTCAAGGTCGATTTGAGGACATGTCATGTATGGTTGGAGATTGGCCCGAACCCGCACTCATAGGTGCATTCATGTCGGGATTGAGAGAGGATATTAGAATTGAGATGCTATCCGAGGAACATGTAGACTTAGACAGTTGCTTTGCAAGGGCACGAGTTATGGAGGAAAAGCTCCTCAAACGGGCAGCGTATGAGAAATTCTCTAAGACCGGAGGATTCaaccaaaacaaagggaatttcAACAGGCCTACTCCTAAACCACAGCCACAAGGGTTTCCAAAGAGGGATACACGTCCAGCCGTTAGGGACAATGTTCCGGTTCGTTACATCACCGCTAAGGAGAGGGATGAAAGGTTCAAAGCCGGGCTATGTGTGTCATGTGAGGAAAAGTGGTTCAAGGGACACAAATGTAAGAGGTTTCAGCTAATGGTGGTTGTAGAGGATGAGGACGAAGTTGAGGTTTCAATCCCAGTTGAGGAAGAGCAACCAGTAGAACAAGAGTGCCCAACGGAAATTGAGAAGGTGGATGGGGTTCTTCACTCCATGAGGGACCCAAACCGTCCTAAAGCAATGCGTGTTCTTGGAACCATTCAAGGGCACAGAGTCACAATCTTGCTAGATTCGGGAGCAACtcataattttatgagtttagaaACGGCCAAGGATAGCGGATGCACATTGGAAGATCAAGCACCACTCACGGTCTTGGTAGGAGATGGAACAAGGCTACCTTGCGTCCACATTTGCCGAAACATGGATATAACCGTGCAAGGGATCCCATACAAGATAGATGTCTTAGTTCTTCCGATAAAAGGGATGGACCTTGTTCTTGGTGTTGATTGGTTAGAGACACTTGGGGGAATCTACTGGGAtttctccaaaatgaagatgagatttgagagggaaggaggagatCAAGTGACACTCGAAGGAATCCAGCCCAACTTGGAACCGAAGGCAGCCATCAAGGCTCTCGTAGCTCAACAGCCAGCCCTCTGGCTGATATCGTTAGCCACTGATGTACCTCCAAAAGGGACAGAGACCGAAGTCATTCCCAAGGAAGTTCAGCAAGTATTGGATGGTTTTGAAGATGTCTTTTCTGAACCTAAAGGGTTACCTCCTCCAAGATCATACGATCACAGGATCGTCCTATCAAACGGGGCAGAACCGGTAAATGTTAGGCCTTATCGTTATGGGTTTACACAGAAAACGGAGatagagagattggtaaaagaaatgattgaagGGGGAATCATTCGCCCGAGTAGCAGTCCCTTCTCCTCTCCTGTTTTGttagtcaaaaagaaggatgaaacttggagattttgtgttgattatcGGGCACTTAACGAAGTCACGATTAAGGACCGCCACCCTATACCCGTCATTGACGAACTCCTTGATGAATTGGCGGGCGCTTCCATTTTCTCCAAGCTTGACTTAAGGGCTGGTTACCATCAGATACGCATGGATAAGCATGACGTACCCAAGACTGCATTTAGAACTcacgatgggcattatgagttcttggtcATGCCCTTCGGATTAACCAACGCCCCGGCtacattccaacgatgtatgaatgatattttcagaCCACATCTGAgggatttcattctagttttctTCGATGACATTCTGGTTTACAGTCGATCATTAGAGCACCACATTGTCCACTTAAGGAAGACACTACAAATTTTGAGGCAGAATGAACTCTTTGCAAAAGCTTCTAAGTGCAGTTTCGGTCAAGAATCAATCGGCTATTTGGGACACATAGTGTCCAAGGAAGGTGTTAGAGCTGATCCAGAAAAGCTCCatgccatggagcaatggcctTTGCCAAAAGACCCGAGAGGAATGAGAGGATTTCTAGGTCTTACTGGTTACTATCGAAGGTTTATTCAAGGCTATGGATCTATAGCCTCCCCTTTgacgaaaatgttgaagaaaggggagTTACCTGGACGGATCACTCAAGGGAAGCATTCGTAA